The Pseudomonas saponiphila DNA window CAAGGCCGGTGTGGTTTCGGCGCTGTGCTGGTGCGGCGGCCTGTTGATCTCGGCGCTGGGGGTCTATACCCACCAGATCTGGCTGATGTGGATCGGCTCTGGGGTCATCGGCGGTATCGGTCTGGGCCTGGGCTACATCTCTCCGGTATCGACCCTGATCAAGTGGTTCCCGGACAAGCGCGGCATGGCCACCGGCATGGCGATCATGGGGTTCGGCGGCGGCGCCATGGTCGGCGCGCCCCTGGCGGCGGCGCTGATGAGCCACTTCGCCACCCCGACCAGCGTCGGCGTGTGGCAGAGCTTCCTGGTAATGGCCGCGATCTACTTCGTGTTCATGATCGGCGGCGCCCTGGCGTACCGGGTCCCGCCTACCGGCTGGAAGCCCGAAGGCTGGACCGCGCCGGCGAAGAAAGCCGCCAACGCGATGATCACCCACCGCCATGTGCACGTGAACGTGGCCTGGAAGACCCCGCAGTTCCGCCTGGTCTGGCTGGTGCTGTGCCTCAATGTGTCGGCCGGTATCGGCATCCTCGGCATGGCTTCGCCGCTGCTGCAGGAAGTGTTTGCCGGCAAGCTGCTGGGCAATGGCCTGACCTTCAGCCAGCTGGATGCCGGGCAACTGGCGCAGATCGCCGCCATCGCGGCCGGCTTCACTGGTCTGTTGAGTCTGTTCAACATCGGCGGGCGGTTCTTCTGGGCGTCGTTCTCCGACTACCTGGGCCGCAAGAACACCTATTTCGTGTTCTTCGCCCTGGGCTTTGCCCTGTATGCGCTGATTCCGAACCTCGGTCACCTGGGCAATATCGCCCTGTTCGTGGCGGCGTTCTGCATCATCCTGTCGATGTACGGCGGTGGTTTCGCCACGGTGCCGGCCTACCTGGCGGACCTGTTCGGCACGCAGATGGTGGGCGCGATCCACGGTCGCCTGCTGACTGCCTGGGCGGCGGCGGGGGTGCTGGGCCCGGTGCTGGTGAACTACCTGCGTGAGTACCAGCTGAGCATCGGCGTCGAGCGCGCCGCGGCCTATGACATCACCCTGTACATCCTCGCCGGCCTGCTGGTGCTGGGCTTCTTGTGCAACCTGCTGGTGCGTCCGGTGGCCGACAAGTACTTCATGACCGACGAGCAACTGGCGGCCGAACAGGCCCTGGGCCACGACAAGGGCGCCGACAGCAGCGTCGTGCTGGAGTGGAAAGCGTCGTCCGCCAGCCTGCCGCTGGTGGTCGCTGCCTGGCTGGTGGTGGGCATTCCGCTGGCCTGGGGCGTGTGGGTGACTCTGCAGAAGACCGCAGTGCTGTTCCATTAAGGGCTTCGCCGGCAAGCCAGCTCCTGCGTAGGAGTCGGCTTGCCGGCGAACGCATCGGCGCTTGTCATGACAGGTACAGCCCCGTATTTGTTGGCTGGCGCCCGTCAGGATATTGTCCAGCGTGTTTCTGTTTGGTCGCCGTCGGGCCTATACTATTCGCCTTTTTCGCCCAATGATTTTGCGGAGCTGGTGATGGCCGAACGTAAGGCATCTGTCGAGCGCGACACTCTGGAAACCCAGATCAAAGCCTCGATCAACCTGGATGGCACCGGAAAGGCCCGATTCGATATCGGCGTGCCTTTCCTTGAGCACATGCTGGACCAGATCGCCCGGCACGGGCTGATCGACCTGGACATCGAAAGCAAGGGTGACCTGCATATCGACGACCACCACACCGTGGAGGATGTCGGTATCACCCTCGGCCAGGCGTTCAGCAAGGCCATCGGCGACAAGAAGGGCATCCGTCGCTACGGCCACGCCTATGTGCCGCTGGACGAAGCCCTGTCCCGCGTGGTGATCGACTTCTCCGGCCGTCCCGGCCTGCAGATGCACGTACCCTTCACTCGCGCCACCGTCGGCGGTTTCGACGTTGACCTGTTCCAGGAGTTCTTCCAGGGCTTCGTCAACCACGCCAACGTGACCCTGCACATCGACACCCTGCGCGGCACCAACACGCACCACCAGATCGAGACGGTGTTCAAGGCCTTCGGCCGCGCACTGCGCATGGCGGTGGAACTGGACGAGCGCATGGCCGGCCAGATGCCGTCCACCAAGGGCGTGCTGTAATGCAGACCGTCGCCGTTATCGACTACGGCATGGGCAACCTGCACTCGGTGGCCAAGGCCCTGGAGCACGTGGGTGCCGGCAAGGTACTGATTACCAGCGATGCCAGCGTGATTCGCGAAGCCGATCGGGTGGTGTTTCCCGGTGTGGGCGCGATTCGCGACTGCATGGCCGAAATCCGTCGCCTGGGCTTCGACGCCCTGGTGCGTGAAGTCAGCCAGGATCGGCCGTTCCTCGGGATCTGCGTGGGCATGCAAGCCTTGCTCGACCACAGCGAAGAGAACGAGGGTGTTGACTGCATCGGCCTGTTTCCCGGCCAGGTGAAGTTCTTCGGCAAGGGCCTGATCGAGGACGGCGAGCACCTGAAGGTGCCGCACATGGGCTGGAACGAGGTGAAGCAGGCAGTGGATCACCC harbors:
- the hisB gene encoding imidazoleglycerol-phosphate dehydratase HisB, encoding MAERKASVERDTLETQIKASINLDGTGKARFDIGVPFLEHMLDQIARHGLIDLDIESKGDLHIDDHHTVEDVGITLGQAFSKAIGDKKGIRRYGHAYVPLDEALSRVVIDFSGRPGLQMHVPFTRATVGGFDVDLFQEFFQGFVNHANVTLHIDTLRGTNTHHQIETVFKAFGRALRMAVELDERMAGQMPSTKGVL
- a CDS encoding OFA family MFS transporter; amino-acid sequence: MSSSIASASSGAQPAFLSKERIIAKPGFNRWLVPPAALAIHLCIGMAYGFSVFWLPLSKALGISAPVACAPDMGFIAQIFSSQCDWPISMLGWIYTLFFIFLGCSAAIWGGWLEHAGPRKAGVVSALCWCGGLLISALGVYTHQIWLMWIGSGVIGGIGLGLGYISPVSTLIKWFPDKRGMATGMAIMGFGGGAMVGAPLAAALMSHFATPTSVGVWQSFLVMAAIYFVFMIGGALAYRVPPTGWKPEGWTAPAKKAANAMITHRHVHVNVAWKTPQFRLVWLVLCLNVSAGIGILGMASPLLQEVFAGKLLGNGLTFSQLDAGQLAQIAAIAAGFTGLLSLFNIGGRFFWASFSDYLGRKNTYFVFFALGFALYALIPNLGHLGNIALFVAAFCIILSMYGGGFATVPAYLADLFGTQMVGAIHGRLLTAWAAAGVLGPVLVNYLREYQLSIGVERAAAYDITLYILAGLLVLGFLCNLLVRPVADKYFMTDEQLAAEQALGHDKGADSSVVLEWKASSASLPLVVAAWLVVGIPLAWGVWVTLQKTAVLFH
- the hisH gene encoding imidazole glycerol phosphate synthase subunit HisH, giving the protein MQTVAVIDYGMGNLHSVAKALEHVGAGKVLITSDASVIREADRVVFPGVGAIRDCMAEIRRLGFDALVREVSQDRPFLGICVGMQALLDHSEENEGVDCIGLFPGQVKFFGKGLIEDGEHLKVPHMGWNEVKQAVDHPLWHNIADRARFYFVHSYYINAGNARQVVGSGHYGVDFAAALADGSRFAVQFHPEKSHTHGLQLLQNFAAWDGRW